In Meiothermus sp. QL-1, one DNA window encodes the following:
- the glpX gene encoding class II fructose-bisphosphatase, whose protein sequence is MTVTERPTRNLSLDLLRGTEAAALAAARWVGLGNKEEGDQAAVDAMRLLLSTVPMRARVVIGEGEKDQAPMLYNGEELGTGEGPEVDLAVDPIEGTRLVAYGRGGAISVIAAAERGGLFNPGPGFYAAKLVVGPAAREAIDLAASPEENLKEIARALGKRVQELTVFVLDKPRHARLIEQIRHAGARVSLHTDGDVGGALAAVLPDTGIDVLMGTGGTPEGVIAAVAVKALGGGMQMRLDPQSEEERWALVNSGYDPQRVYSLEELCPSQDTHFAATGITDGQFVRGVRYRGAYAITHSLVIRGHTGTLRYIESYHRLEKLRAISGELY, encoded by the coding sequence ATGACGGTTACCGAACGCCCCACGCGCAACCTGTCCCTGGACTTGTTGCGCGGCACCGAGGCAGCTGCTCTGGCGGCTGCCCGGTGGGTGGGGCTCGGCAACAAGGAGGAGGGCGACCAAGCAGCAGTAGACGCTATGCGCCTTCTGCTCTCCACCGTGCCCATGCGGGCCCGGGTGGTGATCGGGGAAGGCGAGAAGGACCAGGCCCCCATGCTTTACAACGGCGAGGAGCTGGGGACAGGAGAGGGGCCGGAGGTGGACCTGGCGGTGGACCCCATCGAGGGCACCCGGCTGGTGGCCTATGGCCGGGGTGGGGCCATCAGCGTGATTGCGGCAGCCGAGCGGGGGGGGCTTTTCAACCCCGGACCCGGCTTCTACGCAGCCAAGCTGGTGGTGGGCCCGGCAGCCAGGGAGGCCATCGACCTTGCAGCAAGCCCGGAGGAAAACCTGAAGGAAATAGCCCGGGCGCTGGGCAAGCGTGTGCAAGAGCTTACCGTTTTCGTGCTGGACAAGCCGCGCCACGCCCGCCTAATCGAGCAGATTCGCCATGCTGGGGCGCGGGTCAGCCTGCACACCGATGGCGACGTGGGCGGGGCCTTGGCCGCGGTGCTGCCCGATACCGGCATCGATGTGCTGATGGGCACCGGCGGTACCCCGGAAGGGGTGATTGCGGCGGTGGCGGTCAAGGCGCTGGGTGGTGGGATGCAGATGCGCCTCGACCCCCAAAGCGAGGAGGAGCGCTGGGCCTTGGTGAACAGCGGTTACGACCCCCAGCGGGTCTACAGCCTGGAGGAGCTCTGCCCTTCCCAGGACACCCACTTCGCCGCTACGGGCATCACCGATGGCCAGTTCGTGCGAGGGGTGCGCTACCGGGGCGCCTACGCCATTACCCACAGCCTGGTCATCCGGGGCCACACCGGTACCCTGCGCTACATCGAGTCGTACCACCGTTTGGAAAAACTCCGCGCCATTAGCGGGGAGCTTTACTAG
- a CDS encoding selenium-binding protein SBP56-related protein, with product MALWQPDPSFYPSPRAAMKAPPEELAYVVWLNADRSQPDRIAVVDVNPGSSRYAQVIGHAEMPYTGGELHHFGWNACSSMLCPQAPHPHVERRYLVVPDIKSSHITILDTKPDPTCPKVVKVIEPKTLAERTGYSRPHTVHCGPDGVYISALGSPEGEGPGGIMVLEHESLEPLGRWEIDRGDQYLHYDFWWHLGYDTLISSEWGTPRMVEQGLLGEELLAGRYGHRLHFWDIARRRRLQALDLGAEHQMALELRPAHDPTRAYGFLNSVVSLKDLSASVWLWYRQNGAWAVQKVIEIPAEPAEEDLLPPILKPFKAVPPLITDINLSVDDRFLYVACWGTGELRQYEVSNPFEPRLTGSLRIGGIVRKAGHPAAQGPLNGGPQMVEVSRDGRHIYFTNSLYLPWDAQFYPEGIRGWMVKAEADPEGGLRWDERFFIDFGPNRAHQVRLQGGDASSDAYCFP from the coding sequence ATGGCCCTGTGGCAACCCGACCCAAGCTTCTACCCCTCGCCCCGCGCCGCTATGAAGGCCCCCCCTGAGGAGCTGGCCTACGTGGTCTGGCTGAACGCCGACCGCAGCCAGCCCGACCGGATCGCGGTGGTGGACGTGAACCCGGGCTCGAGCCGCTACGCCCAGGTGATCGGCCACGCCGAGATGCCCTACACCGGGGGGGAGCTCCACCACTTTGGCTGGAACGCCTGCAGCTCCATGCTCTGCCCCCAGGCCCCCCACCCCCATGTGGAGCGGCGCTACCTGGTGGTGCCGGATATCAAAAGCTCGCACATCACCATCCTGGACACCAAGCCCGACCCCACCTGCCCCAAGGTAGTCAAGGTCATCGAGCCCAAGACCTTAGCCGAGCGCACCGGCTACAGCCGGCCCCATACCGTGCACTGCGGGCCCGATGGCGTCTACATCTCGGCCCTAGGCAGCCCTGAAGGAGAGGGCCCCGGGGGCATCATGGTGCTGGAGCACGAAAGCCTGGAGCCTCTAGGTCGCTGGGAAATCGACCGAGGGGACCAGTACCTACACTACGACTTCTGGTGGCACCTGGGCTACGACACCCTGATCTCCAGTGAATGGGGCACCCCGCGCATGGTGGAGCAGGGCCTGCTGGGCGAGGAGCTTTTGGCCGGGAGATACGGCCACCGGCTCCACTTCTGGGACATAGCCCGCCGCCGTCGCCTCCAGGCCCTGGACCTGGGGGCCGAGCACCAGATGGCCCTGGAGCTCCGACCGGCCCACGACCCCACCCGGGCCTACGGCTTTTTGAACTCGGTGGTCTCGCTCAAGGACCTCTCGGCCTCGGTCTGGCTTTGGTACCGCCAGAATGGAGCCTGGGCGGTGCAGAAGGTCATCGAGATTCCCGCCGAGCCCGCCGAAGAGGACCTGCTGCCCCCCATCCTGAAACCCTTCAAGGCGGTGCCCCCCCTGATCACCGACATCAACCTGAGCGTGGATGACCGCTTCTTGTACGTGGCCTGCTGGGGCACCGGAGAGCTGAGGCAGTACGAGGTTTCCAACCCCTTCGAGCCCCGCCTCACGGGAAGCCTTAGGATTGGCGGCATCGTGCGGAAAGCGGGCCATCCTGCGGCCCAGGGCCCCCTGAACGGCGGCCCCCAGATGGTGGAGGTGAGCCGCGACGGGCGGCACATCTACTTCACCAACTCCCTCTACCTGCCCTGGGATGCGCAGTTCTACCCCGAGGGCATCCGGGGCTGGATGGTCAAGGCCGAGGCCGACCCCGAGGGGGGGCTCCGTTGGGACGAGCGCTTCTTCATTGACTTCGGCCCCAACCGGGCCCACCAGGTGCGGCTGCAAGGGGGCGACGCCTCGAGCGACGCCTACTGCTTCCCCTGA
- a CDS encoding isoprenylcysteine carboxylmethyltransferase family protein, with protein MRFGEAGGWYVVGQFGLLLLLGLALGLTPSSSPFWLVWIGRGLGALGMAVLLVAAWQLGRNLTALPRPRPEGHLVQEGLYRVVRHPIYAGLLLWAWGSTLAHLNLWTLALSGLLTALLDRKATLEERFLHQRYPQYEAYRKQVRKLIPWLY; from the coding sequence ATGCGCTTTGGCGAAGCGGGAGGATGGTATGTGGTGGGGCAGTTCGGGCTGCTCTTGCTTCTGGGGCTGGCCCTGGGGCTTACCCCGTCTTCTAGCCCTTTCTGGTTGGTCTGGATCGGAAGAGGGCTGGGCGCGCTGGGGATGGCCGTGCTCTTGGTGGCAGCCTGGCAGCTCGGGCGCAACCTGACCGCCCTGCCTAGGCCCAGGCCGGAGGGCCACCTGGTGCAGGAAGGCCTCTACCGGGTAGTACGGCACCCCATCTACGCGGGGCTCCTCCTTTGGGCCTGGGGGAGCACCCTGGCCCACCTCAACCTTTGGACGCTGGCCCTCAGCGGTCTATTGACTGCCCTTCTGGACAGGAAGGCCACCCTCGAGGAGCGTTTCTTACACCAGCGCTACCCGCAGTACGAGGCTTATCGCAAACAGGTGCGAAAGCTCATCCCCTGGCTCTACTGA
- a CDS encoding ribulose bisphosphate carboxylase small subunit — MRIHQGTFSFLPDLTDEQIEKQIRYIIQNGWAVSIEYTDDPNPYNIYWNMWGLPMFDLEDPAAAMYEFKKCREAFPKHYIKINGYDPSPMWQAQRVSFIAHRPTQDDPGFRLKRMVWSDGRVQKYGLEPYVTDKPSGERY, encoded by the coding sequence ATGCGCATCCATCAGGGGACTTTTTCCTTCCTCCCAGACCTTACCGACGAGCAGATCGAAAAGCAGATCCGCTACATCATCCAGAACGGCTGGGCGGTCTCGATTGAGTACACCGACGACCCCAACCCCTACAACATCTACTGGAACATGTGGGGCCTGCCCATGTTCGACCTGGAGGACCCGGCGGCGGCCATGTACGAGTTCAAGAAGTGCCGCGAGGCCTTCCCCAAGCACTACATCAAGATCAACGGCTACGACCCCAGCCCCATGTGGCAGGCCCAGCGGGTGAGCTTCATCGCCCACCGGCCCACCCAGGACGACCCTGGCTTCCGCCTGAAGCGCATGGTCTGGTCGGATGGGCGGGTGCAGAAGTACGGCCTCGAGCCCTATGTGACCGATAAGCCCTCGGGAGAGCGTTACTAG
- a CDS encoding bifunctional UDP-sugar hydrolase/5'-nucleotidase, translating to MRRVWMAVLPLFLALVALVFVLGQGQTLTVTVLAINDLHGALLPQNFSVPDPNDRSRRVSIQAGGVEALATLVKEMRARNPHTVFVGAGDLIGATPLISALLADEPTIMALNRMGMAVSALGNHEFDKGLKELQRIQRGGCQEAYDPSRACRLGTYEGARFPYIAANVLDRATGRPLFPPYVVQRVGGVEVAFVGAVLRGTPSIVPPSGIAGLDFTDEAEAINRVIPEIRARGVEAIVALVHEGGFAREPFDEPNCTSLSGPIVDIVRRLDRAVDVVVSGHTHRGYLCRVDGRLVTQADANGRLLTQIDLSIDPRTRDVVAARAANLVVDAARLAKDPEMTALVNQARAIADPIANQPVARLAVEQIRREASPAGESALGNLIADAQLAATRDPAKGGAVVAFMNPGGIRADLPPNPSPNRTVTYGDLFTVQPFGNTLVVMTLTGTQIRALLEQQFDNPEPGRNRILQVSQGFSYTWDARRPKGERVLSIRLNGQELLPDGRYRVTVNSFLAEGGDNFTVLREGTERVGGPLDLDALQAYLQAMEAAGRPAGSLLENRISAVNLP from the coding sequence ATGCGGCGTGTTTGGATGGCAGTGCTCCCGCTCTTTTTAGCGCTGGTGGCCCTGGTTTTCGTGCTTGGCCAGGGCCAGACCCTCACGGTTACGGTTTTGGCTATAAACGACCTGCACGGGGCCTTGTTGCCCCAAAACTTTAGCGTCCCCGACCCAAACGACCGCAGCCGCCGGGTGAGCATCCAGGCCGGGGGGGTGGAGGCCCTGGCCACCCTGGTCAAAGAGATGCGGGCGCGGAACCCCCACACCGTCTTCGTGGGGGCGGGTGACCTGATCGGGGCCACCCCCCTCATCTCGGCCCTCCTGGCCGATGAGCCCACCATTATGGCCCTCAACCGGATGGGCATGGCGGTGAGTGCTTTGGGCAACCATGAGTTCGACAAGGGCCTCAAGGAACTCCAGCGCATCCAGCGCGGCGGTTGCCAGGAGGCCTACGACCCCAGCCGGGCCTGCCGGCTCGGGACCTATGAGGGGGCCCGGTTCCCCTACATCGCCGCCAACGTGCTGGACAGGGCCACGGGCCGGCCCCTCTTCCCCCCCTACGTGGTGCAGCGGGTGGGTGGGGTGGAGGTGGCTTTTGTGGGCGCGGTGCTTCGGGGTACCCCCAGCATCGTTCCGCCCAGCGGGATAGCCGGCCTGGATTTCACCGATGAGGCCGAGGCCATCAACCGGGTAATCCCCGAGATCCGGGCGCGGGGGGTCGAAGCCATCGTGGCCCTGGTGCACGAGGGAGGGTTCGCACGGGAACCCTTCGACGAGCCCAACTGCACATCGCTCAGCGGCCCCATCGTAGACATCGTGCGCCGGCTGGACCGTGCGGTGGACGTGGTGGTCTCGGGCCACACCCACCGGGGCTACCTGTGCCGGGTGGATGGGCGGCTGGTGACCCAGGCCGATGCCAACGGGCGGCTTCTGACCCAGATCGACCTCAGCATCGACCCAAGGACCCGGGATGTGGTAGCGGCCCGCGCGGCCAACCTGGTGGTGGATGCGGCCCGGCTGGCCAAGGACCCCGAGATGACCGCCTTGGTGAACCAGGCCCGGGCCATCGCCGACCCCATCGCCAACCAGCCGGTGGCCCGGCTGGCGGTTGAGCAGATCAGGCGCGAGGCCAGCCCCGCAGGGGAGAGCGCCCTGGGCAACCTGATTGCCGATGCGCAGCTCGCGGCCACCCGCGACCCGGCCAAAGGGGGCGCGGTGGTGGCCTTCATGAACCCTGGGGGAATCCGGGCCGACCTGCCCCCGAACCCCAGCCCGAACCGCACCGTCACCTACGGGGACCTCTTCACCGTGCAGCCTTTTGGCAACACCCTGGTGGTGATGACCCTCACCGGGACTCAGATCAGGGCCCTGCTCGAGCAGCAGTTCGACAACCCCGAGCCGGGCCGCAACCGCATCCTGCAGGTCTCGCAGGGCTTCAGCTACACCTGGGATGCCCGCCGGCCCAAGGGCGAGCGGGTCCTCAGCATCCGCCTCAACGGACAGGAGCTTCTGCCCGATGGGCGCTACCGGGTGACGGTCAACAGCTTCCTGGCCGAGGGAGGGGATAACTTCACCGTGCTGCGCGAGGGCACCGAGCGCGTGGGGGGGCCGCTCGACCTGGACGCCCTCCAAGCCTACCTGCAGGCCATGGAGGCCGCCGGACGACCCGCGGGGTCCCTTCTGGAAAACCGGATTAGCGCGGTCAATCTGCCCTAG
- a CDS encoding LysR family transcriptional regulator, with protein MLERRPFPNPQSLRVFLSVVQEGSVGRAALSLGMTQPGVSQHIRALEAQLGHTLFHRQGRRLVLTKTGQDLLPEAKRAVQALEEFMQAAQALERLERGRVEIGAATTMAVYVLPRYLTEFKRLYPEIRVKLESGSSERLTQRLLQGEIELAVVESVEHLEGFERTLFYEDELVVIVPPEHPWAKKEDINPEQLVEVPLIVRDPNAMTYRVLGSALEQAGLEINPVFYTDNHEVTKRLVLEGAGVGIVSSVVVRPNVKVGNLRALRIRGMELRRLFWLIYPAQAGNPAAEALRAMLTS; from the coding sequence ATGCTTGAGCGCCGCCCCTTCCCCAACCCCCAGTCGCTGCGGGTGTTCCTAAGCGTGGTGCAGGAGGGCAGCGTGGGCCGCGCAGCCCTAAGCCTGGGCATGACCCAGCCCGGGGTAAGCCAACACATCCGGGCCCTCGAGGCCCAGCTCGGCCACACCCTTTTCCACCGCCAGGGCCGCCGACTGGTGCTGACCAAGACCGGCCAGGACCTGCTGCCCGAGGCCAAACGGGCCGTGCAGGCCCTGGAGGAGTTCATGCAGGCCGCCCAGGCCCTCGAGCGCTTAGAACGAGGGCGGGTGGAGATAGGCGCCGCCACCACCATGGCGGTCTACGTGCTGCCTCGCTACCTCACCGAGTTCAAGCGGCTTTACCCCGAAATCCGGGTCAAGCTGGAAAGCGGCAGCTCCGAACGGCTTACCCAGCGGCTCTTGCAGGGGGAGATCGAGCTTGCAGTGGTGGAGTCGGTGGAGCACCTGGAGGGCTTTGAGCGCACCCTCTTCTACGAGGACGAGCTGGTGGTCATCGTGCCCCCCGAGCACCCCTGGGCCAAAAAAGAAGACATTAATCCCGAGCAGTTAGTCGAAGTCCCGCTTATCGTGCGGGACCCCAACGCCATGACCTACCGGGTGCTGGGCTCGGCCCTGGAACAGGCCGGGCTGGAGATCAACCCGGTCTTCTACACCGACAACCACGAGGTGACCAAACGGCTGGTGCTCGAGGGGGCCGGGGTGGGCATCGTCTCCAGCGTGGTGGTGCGGCCCAACGTAAAGGTGGGCAACCTGCGGGCCTTGCGCATCCGGGGAATGGAGCTCAGGCGGCTTTTCTGGCTCATCTACCCCGCCCAAGCCGGCAACCCCGCGGCCGAGGCCTTGCGGGCCATGCTGACCTCCTGA
- the cbbX gene encoding CbbX protein has protein sequence MTETVSTTDLKALLQETGVPEVLERLDRELVGLAPVKTRIHEIAAYLVVDKLRRELGLVATRPVLHMAFTGNPGTGKTTVAMRMATILNRLGYIRREHLVVASRDDLVGQYIGHTAPKTKEVLKRAMGGVLFIDEAYSLYRAENERDYGQETIEILLQVMENQREDLVVILAGYEDKMEQFFSLNPGMRSRIAHHIRFPDYTEEELVAIGKLMIAEQNYYLDEAAERAFVDYVRCRRRLPNFANARSIRNAIDRFKLRQAKRLFERAGQVTPDDLRRIAEEDIRASEVFRECEELEKGGQDAA, from the coding sequence ATGACCGAGACTGTAAGCACCACCGACCTAAAGGCCTTGTTGCAGGAGACCGGCGTGCCCGAGGTGCTGGAGCGCCTCGACCGGGAGCTGGTGGGCTTGGCACCGGTCAAGACCCGCATCCACGAGATTGCGGCCTACCTGGTGGTGGATAAGCTGCGGCGGGAGCTGGGCCTGGTGGCCACCCGTCCGGTCTTGCACATGGCCTTTACCGGCAACCCTGGCACCGGCAAGACCACCGTGGCCATGCGCATGGCCACCATCCTAAACCGGCTGGGCTACATTCGGCGTGAACATCTGGTGGTGGCCAGCCGCGACGACCTGGTGGGCCAGTACATCGGCCATACCGCCCCCAAGACCAAGGAAGTGCTGAAGCGGGCCATGGGGGGGGTCTTGTTCATCGACGAGGCCTACAGCCTTTACCGGGCCGAGAATGAGCGGGACTACGGCCAGGAGACCATCGAGATTCTGCTCCAGGTAATGGAAAACCAGCGCGAGGACCTGGTGGTGATCCTGGCCGGCTACGAGGACAAGATGGAGCAGTTCTTCTCGCTCAACCCCGGGATGCGCTCGCGCATCGCCCACCACATCCGCTTCCCCGACTACACCGAGGAGGAGCTGGTGGCCATCGGCAAGCTCATGATTGCCGAGCAGAACTACTACCTGGACGAGGCCGCCGAGCGGGCCTTCGTGGATTACGTGCGCTGCCGCAGGCGGTTGCCCAACTTCGCCAACGCCCGTAGCATTCGCAACGCCATTGACCGTTTCAAGCTGCGCCAGGCCAAACGGCTGTTTGAGCGGGCGGGCCAGGTGACCCCCGACGATCTGCGCCGTATTGCCGAGGAGGATATCCGGGCCAGCGAGGTCTTCCGGGAGTGCGAAGAGCTGGAGAAAGGAGGCCAGGATGCCGCATAG
- a CDS encoding ribulose-bisphosphate carboxylase large subunit produces the protein MSLGYAGKTTGKYAKAGVREYRDMGYWRPDYVPKDTDTLALFRITPQPGVEPEEAAAAVAGESSTATWTVVWTDRLTTLDRYQAKAYKIEPVPGNPEQIFAYIAYDLALFEEGSIANMTSSIIGNVFGFKAVKALRLEDLRIPVAYLKTFKGAPHGIPVERDMLNKYGRPLLGCTVKPKLGLSGRNYGRVVYEALAGGLDFTKDDENINSQAFMRWRDRFLYSQEAVMKAEQVSGERKGHYHNVTAADMEEVLRRAEFAKEIGSIIIMADLTMGYTALQTLSNWCRNNGMILHLHRASHATFTRQKNHGINFRVLAKWMRMLGVDHIHAGTIVGKLEGDPNLTKGYYAILREQYNHYDPVRGIYFDQDWGYLPGVMPVASGGIHAGQMHLLLDLLGEDVVLQFGGGTIGHPMGIAAGATANRVAVEAMVQARNEGRDIVAEGPEILRQAAKHSPALAAALEIWKDVTFDFASTDTPDFLPTPTM, from the coding sequence ATGTCACTGGGATACGCAGGTAAAACCACTGGCAAGTACGCCAAAGCCGGGGTGCGGGAATACCGCGACATGGGCTACTGGCGGCCTGACTATGTTCCTAAGGACACCGACACCCTGGCCCTGTTCCGCATCACCCCCCAGCCTGGGGTGGAGCCGGAGGAGGCTGCTGCAGCGGTGGCCGGTGAGTCCAGCACCGCCACCTGGACGGTGGTCTGGACCGACCGGCTGACCACCCTGGACCGCTACCAGGCCAAGGCCTACAAGATCGAGCCGGTGCCCGGTAACCCAGAGCAGATTTTCGCCTACATCGCCTACGACCTGGCCCTGTTCGAGGAGGGCTCGATTGCCAACATGACCTCCTCCATCATCGGCAACGTCTTCGGCTTCAAGGCGGTGAAGGCTTTGCGCCTGGAGGACCTTAGGATACCGGTGGCCTACCTCAAGACCTTCAAGGGAGCCCCCCACGGCATCCCGGTGGAGCGGGACATGCTCAACAAGTATGGCCGGCCGCTGCTGGGCTGCACGGTGAAGCCCAAGCTGGGGCTTTCGGGGCGCAACTACGGCCGCGTGGTCTATGAGGCTTTGGCCGGGGGGCTTGACTTCACCAAGGACGACGAGAACATCAACTCCCAGGCCTTCATGCGCTGGCGCGACCGTTTTCTCTACTCCCAAGAGGCGGTCATGAAGGCCGAGCAGGTCTCGGGCGAGCGCAAGGGCCACTACCACAACGTGACCGCGGCCGACATGGAGGAGGTGCTGCGCCGGGCAGAGTTCGCCAAGGAAATCGGCTCCATCATCATCATGGCCGACCTGACCATGGGCTACACTGCCCTCCAGACCCTCTCCAACTGGTGCCGCAACAACGGGATGATCCTCCACCTGCACCGCGCCTCCCACGCCACCTTCACCCGGCAGAAGAACCACGGCATCAACTTCCGGGTGCTGGCCAAGTGGATGCGGATGTTGGGGGTGGACCACATCCACGCTGGGACGATTGTGGGGAAGCTCGAGGGCGACCCCAACCTGACCAAGGGCTACTACGCCATTCTGCGGGAGCAGTACAACCACTACGACCCGGTACGGGGCATCTACTTCGACCAGGACTGGGGTTATCTGCCAGGGGTGATGCCGGTAGCTTCCGGCGGCATCCACGCCGGGCAGATGCACCTGCTGCTGGACCTCTTGGGCGAGGATGTGGTGCTGCAGTTCGGCGGGGGCACCATCGGCCACCCCATGGGCATTGCCGCGGGGGCCACGGCCAACCGGGTGGCGGTGGAGGCCATGGTACAGGCCCGCAACGAGGGGCGGGACATTGTGGCCGAGGGGCCTGAGATCCTGCGCCAGGCCGCCAAGCACTCCCCGGCGCTGGCCGCTGCGCTGGAGATCTGGAAGGACGTCACCTTCGACTTTGCCTCCACCGACACCCCGGACTTCCTGCCCACCCCGACCATGTGA
- a CDS encoding phosphoribulokinase has translation MLGIAGDSGVGKTTISSGIARLLGQERTTNICVDDYHKYDRKQRAELQITPLNPECNYMDIMEQHVRLLAMGEPILKPVYNHSTGTFDPPVYVPPPRAIQDGNRLIPRAVVLEGLLTLYSERMRDRYHLKVYLDPEEDLRREWKIKRDVAKRGYTPEQVVADIERRMPDSKAYIWPQKEHADMVVRFYRPPGYDPEKPSSLSVRITLRRSLPRLDLTEVLHSAFEDEPAVIRLEARKEADILDISGGLEPERAAVFERLIWEQLGPHAEHFNPELIGTFWDKGGQSYPLALTQLVIAYYLVHMREQAIQKGALAYA, from the coding sequence ATGCTTGGCATCGCCGGCGACTCGGGGGTGGGGAAGACCACCATAAGCAGCGGGATCGCCCGCTTGCTGGGCCAGGAGCGCACCACCAACATCTGCGTGGACGACTACCACAAGTACGACCGCAAGCAGCGGGCTGAGCTCCAGATCACCCCCCTCAACCCCGAGTGCAACTACATGGACATCATGGAGCAGCACGTGCGGCTGTTGGCCATGGGGGAGCCCATTTTGAAGCCGGTTTACAACCACTCCACCGGCACCTTCGACCCCCCGGTGTACGTGCCCCCGCCCCGGGCTATCCAGGACGGCAACCGACTTATTCCCCGGGCGGTGGTGCTCGAGGGCCTGCTCACCCTTTACTCGGAGCGCATGCGCGACCGCTACCACCTGAAGGTCTACCTTGACCCCGAGGAAGACCTGCGCAGGGAGTGGAAGATCAAGCGCGATGTGGCCAAGCGGGGCTACACCCCCGAGCAGGTGGTGGCTGACATCGAGCGGCGTATGCCCGACTCCAAGGCCTACATCTGGCCGCAGAAGGAGCACGCAGACATGGTGGTGCGCTTCTACCGGCCGCCGGGCTACGACCCCGAGAAGCCCAGCAGCCTTTCGGTGCGCATCACTCTCCGGCGCAGCCTGCCCCGGCTCGACCTGACCGAGGTGCTGCACTCGGCCTTCGAGGACGAGCCAGCGGTGATCCGCCTCGAGGCCCGCAAGGAGGCCGACATCCTGGACATCTCGGGGGGCCTCGAGCCTGAACGGGCAGCGGTCTTTGAGCGGCTCATCTGGGAGCAGTTGGGCCCCCATGCCGAGCACTTCAACCCCGAACTCATCGGCACCTTCTGGGACAAGGGCGGCCAGAGCTACCCCCTGGCCCTCACCCAGCTCGTCATCGCATATTATCTAGTACATATGCGCGAGCAGGCCATTCAAAAAGGAGCCCTGGCCTATGCCTAA